From a region of the Corallococcus coralloides DSM 2259 genome:
- the ileS gene encoding isoleucine--tRNA ligase, whose translation MPETPSPLFNAVPVEMDFPAEERRILAFWKERGIFEKSLKANEGKPSFVFYEGPPTANGLPHNGHVLTRVIKDLFPRYQTMRGHYVPRKAGWDTHGLPVEVEVEKELRIHGKAEIEKYGVEPFTERCIESVFRYTSEWERLTQRIGFWVDLNEAYVTYHRGFVQSVWWALSELYKKGLLYQGHKVVWWWPRGGTALSAAEVGLGYKTVDDPSVYVAFPLRDAPDTSLLIWTTTPWTLPSNMYAAVNPSVDYVTVDAGDRKLILAAALREELAKKLKKDLPVLSTQKGSDLVGKRYTPPFDTYFAKEADATLPLKDGGQDTVGWRVIPADFVTLDSGTGIVHTAPAFGEDDYKAYRKDATRFQDPDALGMRCAVKPDGTFSEEVPLVAGRFVKDADKDLQRNLKERGLLIHTEQYRHEYPFCWRADEDPLIQYARPAWYIRTTSVIEQAKANNQQVNWVPENIKDGRFGDFLANNVDWALSRERYWGTPLPLWIHSETGETEAVSSIAELRQKPGNNVAAVEAELKAFLAGKPHEANAEHLLVHKPWIDKVTYEKAGASGKFQRVPEVVDVWFDSGCMPFAQWGFPHAEGSREIFNRAFPADFISEAIDQTRGWFYSLLMVSTLLFDEETQKRMGLTPKREWPMPYKSCIVLGHVSDKEGKKESKSKGNYTPPEIILDEVRMDFAVLTATEAGVPAEPGVALIAREDLEGLDTQEGAKVLLFRPDRPEKPVTVTLKVHKKLKRRVVLLAPQELQQLDVKPSARGVDVMPVEVPRLAATERIVLKDPATKAPGADAFRWFFYAASPTWSNTRHSLANVRLLQKDFQVKLRNVYSFFTIYANIDGFNPAKGTASSTEAPWLAIRKSQGWREVKARPVLDRWILSEVQLTLRDVAKALDTYQVYDAAQRMVALVDALSNWYLRRSRERFWAPGFEQDKQDAYFTLYEALTTITAMSAPFIPFFADDMWGNLVGKPWGAAQPESVHLARFPDVDTSLIDEGLAAEMGAVRELVSLGLKVRTDNRLKVRQPLSRADVILSRRELTERVAVYQALISDELNVHTVKLVEPGSPEADVVRYRVRPNLRAMGSRLGPKLAPVRKAFDAGDGRALHQELLTTGKVALNVGGEDMVFPAEELETLVEAQPGYAAAGGGVGVVVMHTQLTEALVDEGLVRELLARVQGSRKDMNLGYTDRIRLWVDGDERVKRVVDAARDEIARETLASEIHVGPQGLTGTEEEASLNGLPAKLRVERA comes from the coding sequence ATGCCTGAAACGCCTTCGCCCCTGTTCAACGCGGTCCCCGTGGAGATGGACTTCCCGGCCGAGGAGCGCCGCATCCTGGCCTTCTGGAAGGAGCGCGGCATCTTCGAGAAATCGCTCAAGGCGAACGAAGGCAAGCCCTCCTTCGTCTTCTACGAAGGCCCGCCCACCGCGAACGGCCTGCCCCACAACGGCCACGTCCTCACGCGCGTCATCAAGGACCTGTTCCCGCGCTACCAGACCATGCGGGGCCACTACGTGCCGCGCAAGGCGGGCTGGGACACGCACGGCCTGCCGGTGGAGGTGGAGGTGGAGAAGGAGCTCCGCATCCACGGCAAGGCGGAGATTGAAAAGTACGGCGTGGAGCCCTTCACGGAGCGCTGCATCGAGTCCGTGTTCCGCTACACGTCGGAGTGGGAGCGGCTGACCCAGCGCATCGGCTTCTGGGTGGACCTCAACGAGGCCTACGTCACCTATCACCGCGGCTTCGTGCAGAGCGTGTGGTGGGCGCTCTCCGAGCTCTACAAGAAGGGCCTGCTGTACCAGGGCCACAAGGTGGTCTGGTGGTGGCCTCGCGGCGGCACCGCGCTGTCCGCCGCCGAAGTCGGCCTGGGCTACAAGACGGTGGACGACCCCAGCGTCTACGTGGCCTTCCCGCTGCGCGACGCTCCGGACACGTCGCTGCTCATCTGGACGACGACGCCCTGGACGCTGCCGTCCAACATGTACGCGGCGGTGAACCCGTCCGTGGACTACGTCACGGTGGACGCGGGCGACCGCAAGCTCATCCTCGCCGCCGCGCTGCGCGAGGAGCTGGCCAAGAAGCTGAAGAAGGACCTGCCCGTGCTGTCCACGCAGAAGGGCAGCGACCTGGTCGGCAAGCGCTACACGCCGCCCTTCGACACGTACTTCGCGAAGGAGGCGGACGCCACGCTGCCCCTGAAGGACGGCGGACAGGACACGGTGGGCTGGCGCGTGATTCCGGCGGACTTCGTCACGCTGGACAGCGGCACGGGCATCGTCCACACGGCGCCCGCGTTCGGCGAGGACGACTACAAGGCCTACCGCAAGGACGCCACGCGCTTCCAGGACCCGGACGCGCTGGGCATGCGCTGCGCGGTGAAGCCGGACGGCACGTTCTCCGAAGAGGTGCCGCTCGTCGCCGGCCGCTTCGTGAAGGACGCGGACAAGGACCTGCAGCGCAACCTGAAGGAGCGCGGGCTGCTCATCCACACGGAGCAGTACCGCCACGAGTACCCCTTCTGCTGGCGCGCGGACGAAGACCCGCTCATCCAGTACGCCCGCCCCGCCTGGTACATCCGCACCACCTCCGTCATCGAGCAGGCCAAGGCGAACAACCAGCAGGTCAACTGGGTCCCGGAGAACATCAAGGACGGCCGCTTCGGCGACTTCCTGGCCAACAACGTGGACTGGGCCCTGTCGCGCGAGCGCTACTGGGGCACGCCGCTGCCCTTGTGGATCCACTCCGAGACGGGTGAGACAGAGGCCGTCTCCTCCATCGCGGAGCTGCGCCAGAAGCCGGGCAACAACGTGGCCGCCGTGGAGGCGGAGCTGAAGGCGTTCCTCGCCGGCAAGCCGCACGAGGCCAACGCCGAGCACCTGCTGGTCCACAAGCCGTGGATCGACAAGGTGACATACGAGAAGGCCGGCGCCAGCGGGAAGTTCCAGCGCGTCCCCGAAGTGGTGGACGTGTGGTTCGACTCCGGCTGCATGCCCTTCGCGCAGTGGGGCTTCCCGCACGCGGAAGGCAGCCGCGAAATCTTCAACCGCGCATTCCCGGCGGACTTCATCTCGGAGGCCATCGACCAGACGCGCGGCTGGTTCTACTCGCTGCTGATGGTGAGCACGCTCCTCTTTGACGAGGAGACGCAGAAGCGCATGGGCCTGACGCCCAAGCGCGAGTGGCCCATGCCGTACAAGAGCTGCATCGTGCTCGGCCACGTCTCCGACAAGGAGGGCAAGAAGGAGTCCAAGTCCAAGGGCAACTACACCCCGCCGGAGATCATCCTGGACGAGGTGCGCATGGACTTCGCGGTGCTCACCGCCACGGAGGCCGGCGTCCCCGCGGAGCCCGGCGTGGCGCTCATCGCGCGCGAGGACCTGGAGGGCCTGGACACGCAGGAGGGCGCCAAGGTGCTGCTCTTCCGCCCGGACCGGCCGGAGAAGCCCGTCACGGTGACGCTGAAGGTACACAAGAAGCTCAAGCGCCGCGTGGTGCTGCTGGCGCCGCAGGAGCTTCAGCAGCTGGACGTGAAGCCTTCCGCGCGCGGCGTGGACGTGATGCCGGTGGAGGTGCCAAGGCTTGCGGCCACCGAGCGCATCGTGCTCAAGGACCCCGCCACCAAGGCGCCCGGCGCGGACGCGTTCCGGTGGTTCTTCTACGCGGCCAGCCCCACCTGGTCCAACACGCGCCACTCGCTGGCGAACGTGCGGCTGTTGCAGAAGGACTTCCAGGTCAAGCTGCGCAACGTCTACTCGTTCTTCACCATCTACGCGAACATCGACGGCTTCAACCCGGCGAAGGGCACCGCGTCCAGCACGGAGGCCCCGTGGCTGGCCATCCGCAAGAGCCAGGGCTGGCGCGAGGTGAAGGCCCGGCCGGTGCTGGACCGGTGGATCCTCTCCGAGGTTCAGCTCACCTTGCGCGACGTGGCCAAGGCGCTGGACACCTATCAGGTGTACGACGCGGCCCAGCGGATGGTGGCCCTGGTGGACGCGCTGTCCAACTGGTACCTGCGCCGCAGCCGCGAGCGCTTCTGGGCGCCGGGCTTCGAACAGGACAAGCAGGACGCGTACTTCACGCTCTACGAAGCCTTGACGACCATCACCGCCATGTCCGCCCCCTTCATCCCGTTCTTCGCGGATGACATGTGGGGCAACCTGGTGGGCAAGCCGTGGGGCGCGGCGCAGCCGGAGAGCGTGCACCTGGCGCGCTTCCCGGACGTGGACACAAGCCTCATCGACGAGGGGCTGGCCGCGGAGATGGGCGCCGTGCGCGAGCTGGTGTCGCTGGGCCTCAAGGTCCGCACGGACAACCGGCTCAAGGTGCGCCAGCCGCTGTCGCGCGCGGACGTCATCCTGTCGCGCCGCGAGCTGACGGAGCGCGTGGCGGTGTACCAGGCGCTCATCAGCGACGAGCTGAACGTGCACACCGTGAAGCTGGTGGAGCCGGGCAGCCCGGAGGCGGACGTGGTGCGCTACCGCGTGCGTCCCAACCTGCGCGCCATGGGCAGCCGGCTGGGCCCCAAGCTCGCGCCGGTGCGCAAGGCGTTCGACGCGGGGGATGGCCGCGCCCTGCACCAGGAGCTGCTCACCACGGGCAAGGTCGCCCTGAACGTGGGCGGCGAGGACATGGTCTTCCCGGCAGAAGAGCTGGAGACGCTGGTGGAGGCGCAGCCGGGCTACGCCGCCGCGGGCGGAGGCGTGGGCGTGGTGGTGATGCACACGCAGCTCACGGAAGCCCTGGTGGACGAAGGCCTGGTGCGCGAGCTGCTGGCGCGCGTGCAGGGTTCCCGCAAGGACATGAACCTGGGCTACACCGACCGCATCCGCCTGTGGGTGGACGGCGATGAGCGCGTGAAGCGCGTCGTCGACGCCGCCCGCGACGAGATTGCTCGCGAGACGCTCGCCTCCGAAATCCACGTGGGCCCCCAGGGGCTCACCGGCACGGAGGAGGAGGCCAGCCTCAACGGCCTCCCCGCGAAGCTCCGCGTCGAGCGCGCCTGA